The following coding sequences lie in one Aquabacterium olei genomic window:
- the pbpC gene encoding penicillin-binding protein 1C codes for MTHRGPRWGRCPRQAWRWAALCGALWALPVQALPRFDEVKAAYRASDTVVEDRRGVPLQAVRTDRTQLRGAWVPLTEVSPALRTALLLSEDRRFYEHAGVDWQAVGAAAWGNLWNSRTRGASTVTMQLAGLLDEDLAMPGGGRQSRSGVAKLGQAATALRLERQWRKDQILEAYLNLVGFRGEVVGVGALSARLFQKYPSGLNHDEAAIVAALVRAPNAPARRGADRACALLREQKLAPDCSALATYTAQRLALRHSERLDADAQLAPHLARRVLAGIAGPTPPARVRTTLDAGLQRFARDTLRLRLRELRNRHVEDGAVVVLDNATGEVRAWVGSSGGGLSQAAEVDGASALRQAGSTLKPFLYGQAIEQRWLTAASVLDDSPVGLNTGAGLYIPQNYDHRHKGPVSVRTALGSSLNVPAVRALVLVTPERFAQRLTALGLPLTHRGDHYGYSLALGSAEVSLVSLTNAYRALAQGGLYSPWRAVGDAVGDGKPVSAPVVRVMGAAAAYIVADVLADREARVPTFGLANALTARYWAAVKTGTSKDMRDNWCVGFSKRFSVGVWVGNADGEPMWGVSGTTGAAPVWRAVMDELHRRHPDPQAHRPPPPPAGLVQQAVHFEGGLEASRNEWFVAGTEQAEIRPASARGVAHTLIQSPGDGTIYALDPDIPLHAQKLMFKGVDGLPARWAWRLDGRRLGPAADRAWPMWPGKHVLELVDERQAVRATARFEVRGAQVRAPAPSPARR; via the coding sequence ATGACCCACCGCGGGCCGCGGTGGGGGCGGTGCCCGCGGCAGGCGTGGCGCTGGGCGGCCCTGTGCGGCGCGCTGTGGGCCTTGCCCGTGCAGGCCCTGCCCCGCTTTGACGAGGTCAAGGCCGCCTACCGCGCCTCGGACACGGTGGTGGAAGACCGCCGTGGCGTGCCGCTGCAGGCCGTGCGCACCGACCGCACGCAGCTTCGCGGCGCGTGGGTGCCGTTGACCGAGGTGTCGCCGGCCTTGCGCACCGCCCTGCTGCTGTCCGAAGACCGGCGCTTCTACGAGCACGCCGGCGTCGACTGGCAGGCCGTGGGCGCCGCGGCCTGGGGCAACCTGTGGAACAGCCGCACGCGCGGCGCCTCCACCGTGACCATGCAGCTGGCCGGCCTGCTGGACGAGGACCTGGCCATGCCCGGTGGCGGCCGGCAGTCGCGCTCGGGCGTGGCCAAGCTGGGCCAGGCGGCCACCGCGCTGCGGCTGGAGCGCCAGTGGCGCAAGGACCAGATCCTCGAGGCCTACCTGAACCTGGTGGGCTTTCGGGGCGAGGTGGTGGGCGTCGGTGCGCTGTCGGCGCGGCTGTTCCAGAAATACCCCTCGGGCCTGAACCACGACGAGGCGGCCATCGTGGCCGCGCTGGTGCGCGCGCCGAATGCCCCGGCGCGGCGGGGGGCCGACCGCGCCTGTGCGCTGCTGCGCGAGCAGAAGCTGGCGCCCGATTGCAGCGCGCTGGCCACCTACACCGCGCAGCGGCTGGCGTTGCGCCACAGCGAACGCCTGGACGCCGACGCGCAACTGGCCCCGCACCTGGCGCGGCGGGTGCTGGCGGGCATCGCCGGCCCCACGCCGCCCGCGCGCGTGAGGACCACGCTGGACGCCGGCTTGCAGCGCTTTGCCCGCGACACGCTGCGCCTGCGGCTGCGCGAGCTGCGCAACCGGCACGTCGAGGACGGCGCGGTGGTGGTGCTGGACAACGCCACGGGCGAGGTGCGCGCCTGGGTGGGGTCGAGCGGCGGCGGGCTGTCGCAGGCGGCCGAGGTGGATGGCGCGAGCGCCTTGCGCCAGGCCGGCTCTACGCTCAAGCCCTTTCTCTATGGTCAGGCGATCGAGCAACGCTGGCTGACCGCCGCCTCGGTGCTGGACGACTCGCCCGTGGGCCTCAACACCGGCGCGGGGCTCTACATCCCGCAGAACTACGACCACCGGCACAAGGGCCCGGTGTCGGTGCGCACGGCGCTGGGCTCGTCGCTGAACGTGCCGGCGGTGCGGGCGCTGGTGCTGGTCACGCCCGAGCGCTTCGCCCAGCGCCTGACGGCGCTCGGCCTGCCGCTGACACACCGCGGCGACCACTATGGCTACAGCCTGGCGCTGGGCTCGGCCGAGGTCTCGCTCGTGTCCCTGACCAACGCCTACCGGGCGCTGGCGCAGGGGGGGCTGTACAGCCCGTGGCGCGCCGTGGGTGATGCCGTGGGCGATGGGAAGCCGGTGTCCGCGCCCGTGGTGCGCGTGATGGGTGCGGCCGCTGCCTACATCGTGGCCGACGTGCTCGCCGACCGTGAAGCGCGCGTGCCGACCTTCGGCCTGGCCAACGCGCTGACGGCGCGCTACTGGGCGGCCGTCAAGACGGGCACCAGCAAGGACATGCGCGACAACTGGTGCGTGGGCTTTTCGAAGCGCTTCTCGGTGGGCGTGTGGGTCGGCAATGCCGATGGCGAGCCGATGTGGGGCGTGTCGGGCACGACGGGCGCCGCCCCGGTGTGGCGCGCGGTGATGGACGAGCTGCACCGGCGCCATCCCGATCCGCAGGCGCACCGACCGCCCCCGCCCCCCGCCGGGCTGGTGCAGCAGGCCGTGCACTTCGAAGGCGGCCTGGAGGCGTCGCGCAACGAGTGGTTCGTGGCCGGCACCGAGCAGGCCGAGATCCGCCCGGCCAGTGCGCGGGGTGTGGCTCACACCCTGATCCAGTCGCCGGGCGATGGGACGATTTACGCGCTCGATCCGGACATCCCTCTGCACGCGCAGAAGCTGATGTTCAAGGGCGTGGACGGCCTGCCCGCGCGCTGGGCCTGGCGGCTCGATGGCCGCCGCCTGGGCCCGGCGGCCGACCGGGCCTGGCCGATGTGGCCCGGCAAGCACGTGCTCGAGCTGGTGGATGAGCGGCAGGCCGTGCGCGCCACCGCCCGCTTCGAGGTGCGGGGGGCGCAGGTTCGCGCCCCTGCGCCCTCACCCGCCCGGCGCTGA
- a CDS encoding tetratricopeptide repeat protein, with product MSTEHATAESGAPIATPASTPYAPPTGQVLGVVAAHIEPVTRFDARDLTETAPEEAYGLPVELTVDQYVSFSERIGSGPARLPAGVDKVGSQQAFRQELAERLDTAQSEAPRALQAWANGNAGSYRRLMPGTAAFLRSPGSVGYEHTCHQCHGACHVTCPSCSGVGHTNCHACFGAGKINCYSCHGSKQQTCSSCGGRGSWTEQVSQQTWSSSSNSYVTTYQTVYRNCSACSSSGRTTCYHCGYDGKINCSGCFGKGHIDCGRCSTTGRIDCASCLASGIEHVRGTIVAEVVHDETLSIVTPDETLRKLVDAKVPREDMPQLGELLDVLHTVQGHAVETRHRLRLDARRASLRARDDDFVLYGFGPEARVFSFDNIAGHLLTDDLEALEARVATSSAWRRHKGSDLLDTTADFLRSELNMLIAERVADAKAGPEDAAAAVETHFKGLVDQTYVARATTALRTALARLYGSELTEPAAYLCGLTALAAGALYGTGWPAPGVWQPVLWSVGGAALAWLALEWATRRRIAKRFEAGFGQRVLDQLKANGSVKRWRIGLAVAAPMAALLAIQGTGMLPFVRSHHALQQARADAQMLLAQWPMQFEPDLRLRTYPAEAVLEEQAQAGQTQAQLILAWQKLLGAGGATKDVAGAARLLEQAAPQARESSLWQAAKAVQLLNQEALPDDIRAAAQDLDRAADKGLVEARYWQARILLAEQSPLRDPRQGLRVLAQAADKGHAHAALMLGNKLAKGEDTRRDVRAARRYLQQAAGKGLTEANEALQKL from the coding sequence ATGAGCACCGAGCACGCCACGGCCGAGTCAGGCGCCCCGATTGCCACGCCGGCCAGCACCCCGTACGCCCCGCCGACCGGTCAGGTGCTTGGCGTGGTGGCCGCGCACATCGAGCCCGTCACGCGCTTCGATGCGCGCGACCTGACCGAAACCGCGCCCGAAGAAGCCTACGGGCTGCCGGTCGAGCTCACGGTGGATCAGTATGTGAGCTTCTCGGAACGCATTGGCAGCGGCCCCGCCCGTCTGCCGGCCGGGGTTGACAAGGTCGGCAGCCAGCAGGCCTTCCGCCAGGAGCTGGCCGAGCGGCTGGACACCGCCCAGTCTGAAGCGCCCCGTGCGCTGCAGGCCTGGGCCAACGGCAACGCGGGCAGCTACCGTCGACTGATGCCGGGCACGGCCGCCTTCCTGCGCTCGCCCGGCAGCGTGGGCTACGAGCACACCTGCCACCAGTGCCATGGTGCCTGCCACGTCACCTGCCCCTCTTGTTCCGGCGTCGGTCACACCAACTGCCACGCGTGCTTCGGCGCAGGCAAGATCAACTGCTATTCCTGCCACGGCAGCAAGCAGCAGACATGCAGCAGCTGCGGCGGCCGCGGCTCATGGACGGAGCAGGTCAGCCAGCAGACCTGGAGCTCCAGCAGCAACAGCTACGTCACGACCTACCAGACCGTCTATCGCAACTGCTCGGCGTGCTCGAGCAGCGGGCGCACCACCTGCTACCACTGCGGCTACGACGGCAAGATCAACTGCAGTGGCTGCTTCGGCAAGGGCCACATCGATTGCGGGCGCTGCAGCACCACCGGCCGCATCGACTGCGCCAGCTGCCTGGCCTCGGGCATCGAGCACGTGCGCGGCACCATCGTCGCCGAGGTCGTGCACGACGAGACGCTGTCCATCGTCACCCCGGACGAGACCCTGCGCAAGTTGGTCGACGCCAAGGTGCCCCGCGAGGACATGCCCCAGCTCGGCGAACTGCTCGACGTGCTGCACACGGTGCAGGGCCACGCGGTCGAAACCCGCCACCGCCTGCGCCTGGACGCGCGCCGCGCCAGCCTGCGCGCCCGCGACGACGACTTCGTGCTCTACGGCTTCGGGCCGGAAGCCCGCGTCTTCAGCTTCGACAACATCGCCGGCCACCTGCTGACCGACGACCTGGAAGCACTCGAAGCCCGCGTGGCCACCTCGTCCGCGTGGCGTCGCCACAAGGGCAGCGACCTGCTCGACACCACGGCCGACTTCCTGCGATCCGAGCTCAACATGCTGATCGCCGAGCGCGTGGCCGATGCCAAGGCCGGCCCCGAAGATGCAGCCGCTGCGGTCGAGACGCATTTCAAAGGCCTGGTCGACCAGACTTACGTGGCCCGCGCCACCACCGCGCTGCGCACGGCCCTGGCACGCCTCTATGGCTCGGAATTGACCGAGCCGGCCGCCTACCTGTGCGGGCTCACCGCGCTGGCGGCGGGCGCCCTGTATGGCACCGGCTGGCCTGCGCCCGGGGTGTGGCAACCGGTGCTGTGGAGCGTGGGGGGCGCGGCCCTCGCCTGGCTGGCGCTGGAGTGGGCGACCCGCCGGCGCATTGCGAAGCGCTTCGAAGCCGGTTTCGGACAGCGCGTGCTCGACCAGCTCAAGGCCAACGGCAGCGTCAAGCGGTGGCGCATCGGCCTGGCGGTGGCCGCGCCCATGGCCGCGCTACTCGCCATCCAGGGCACCGGCATGCTGCCTTTCGTGCGCAGCCACCACGCGCTGCAGCAGGCCCGCGCCGATGCGCAGATGCTGCTGGCGCAGTGGCCGATGCAGTTCGAGCCCGACCTGCGCCTGCGCACCTACCCGGCCGAAGCCGTGCTCGAAGAACAGGCCCAGGCAGGGCAGACGCAGGCCCAGCTCATCCTGGCGTGGCAGAAGCTGCTGGGCGCGGGCGGGGCCACCAAGGACGTGGCCGGTGCAGCCCGCCTGCTGGAACAGGCCGCCCCGCAGGCCCGTGAAAGCAGCCTGTGGCAGGCCGCCAAGGCCGTGCAGCTGCTCAACCAGGAAGCGCTGCCCGACGACATCCGCGCCGCAGCGCAGGACCTGGACCGCGCCGCCGACAAGGGGCTGGTGGAAGCACGCTACTGGCAGGCGCGCATCCTGCTGGCCGAGCAGAGTCCCTTGCGAGACCCTCGCCAGGGCCTGCGCGTGCTGGCGCAGGCCGCCGACAAGGGCCACGCCCATGCGGCGCTGATGCTGGGCAACAAGCTGGCCAAGGGCGAGGACACGCGGCGCGATGTGCGCGCCGCACGGCGCTATCTGCAGCAGGCGGCCGGCAAGGGGCTCACCGAAGCCAACGAGGCGCTGCAGAAACTCTGA
- a CDS encoding glycerophosphodiester phosphodiesterase family protein: MCPRPAEPRRLAHILILAATLLAPVAAHATCQGMVLHAHRGHPDAPENAQSAITRAVEGAWDGVEIDIQQLGDAHWVLHHDLQLGRTTTLSGRRVQDLTSTAWKEVMLKDRNGRVTRENAPFLSAVLDKVNEADKDKVLNVEIKQSNSRCDAAQQAVSTLHRGLPDGNWFLTAIERGQLRCARQVDATGYLGQIVLDPQALARQNPATRASASRFAPPRIDETWLRRLQQEVGKPVGVHVDINTLNANPRLLPMARELGVPVFTYHLGPDAEHARALRDARRLTGLLPSGAIIDGQPAAFCDGVSAP, from the coding sequence ATGTGCCCCCGACCCGCTGAGCCCCGTCGACTGGCTCACATCCTGATCCTGGCCGCCACGCTGCTGGCCCCCGTGGCCGCGCACGCCACCTGCCAGGGCATGGTGCTGCATGCGCACCGCGGCCACCCCGACGCCCCGGAAAACGCACAGAGCGCCATCACGCGCGCGGTGGAGGGTGCATGGGATGGCGTCGAAATCGACATCCAGCAACTCGGCGATGCCCACTGGGTGCTGCACCACGACCTGCAGCTTGGCCGCACCACCACGCTCAGCGGCCGCCGCGTGCAGGACCTCACCAGCACCGCCTGGAAGGAGGTGATGCTCAAGGACCGAAACGGCCGTGTCACCCGCGAGAACGCGCCCTTTCTGAGCGCCGTGCTCGACAAGGTGAACGAAGCCGACAAGGACAAGGTGCTCAACGTCGAGATCAAGCAGAGCAACAGCCGTTGTGATGCCGCGCAGCAGGCGGTCTCGACCCTGCACCGCGGCCTGCCGGATGGCAACTGGTTCCTCACCGCCATCGAGCGCGGGCAGTTGCGCTGTGCGCGGCAGGTGGATGCCACCGGCTACCTCGGGCAGATCGTGCTTGATCCGCAGGCGCTGGCGCGCCAGAACCCGGCCACGCGCGCCAGCGCCAGCCGCTTCGCCCCGCCGCGGATCGACGAAACCTGGTTGCGCCGCCTGCAGCAGGAAGTCGGCAAGCCCGTGGGCGTGCACGTCGACATCAACACGCTGAACGCGAACCCGCGCCTGCTGCCCATGGCGCGCGAGCTGGGCGTGCCGGTGTTCACCTACCACCTCGGCCCCGATGCAGAACACGCCCGCGCCCTGCGCGACGCCCGCCGCCTGACCGGCCTGCTGCCCAGCGGCGCCATCATCGACGGCCAGCCTGCCGCCTTCTGCGACGGAGTGAGCGCACCATGA
- a CDS encoding zinc ribbon domain-containing protein YjdM, whose translation MSTLPPCPQCASAYTYEDGTQLVCPECGHEWRAGVPADTEPVAKVWKDAHGNVLNDGDTVTLVKDLKIKGSSAVIKVGTKVKNIRLIEGDHDIDCKIDGFGPMQLKSEFIKKA comes from the coding sequence ATGAGCACCCTGCCGCCCTGCCCTCAGTGCGCCTCTGCCTACACCTACGAAGACGGCACCCAGCTGGTCTGCCCCGAATGCGGCCATGAATGGCGCGCTGGCGTCCCGGCCGACACGGAGCCCGTCGCCAAGGTGTGGAAGGACGCGCACGGCAATGTGCTCAACGATGGCGACACCGTCACCCTGGTCAAGGACCTGAAGATCAAGGGCTCGTCGGCCGTGATCAAGGTGGGCACCAAGGTGAAGAACATCCGCCTGATCGAGGGCGACCACGACATCGACTGCAAGATCGACGGCTTCGGCCCGATGCAGCTGAAGTCCGAGTTCATCAAGAAGGCCTGA
- a CDS encoding ATP-binding protein: MNATPGLRARALPEVDPARCTGCGRCVARCPPKVLWLEAECPGGWGAKHAVLHDAPGCTGCAQCAVVCPFRAITMVRRSEGAG, encoded by the coding sequence GTGAACGCCACCCCTGGCCTGCGCGCTCGGGCACTGCCCGAGGTCGATCCCGCGCGTTGCACCGGGTGTGGCCGCTGCGTGGCCCGGTGCCCGCCCAAGGTGCTGTGGCTCGAGGCCGAATGCCCGGGCGGGTGGGGCGCCAAGCACGCCGTGCTGCACGATGCGCCGGGTTGCACCGGCTGCGCGCAATGCGCCGTCGTGTGCCCATTTCGCGCCATCACCATGGTGCGGCGCAGCGAGGGGGCGGGATGA
- a CDS encoding response regulator — MIARDADRHTIRALVVDGNLLSRSILVSQLRDFGVMQIQQVGRAQDARKKLEVGTYDLVVCEYHFDRTQYTGRDLLDDLRQNGLLPLSTTFVMVTGEASYACVAEAAEAALDGYLLKPYTANSLFSRISAARTRKRELKEIFDAIELNDMGRAAELCLSHFEDRRPYWLYTARIGAEISISQGNIEMARHLYEVVTAEKALPWARLGIARVQGAEGLLGEARTTLENLIADHRSYADAYDVMGKVQIGQGDLDAAYETYAMACEITPSSITRLQKAGLMALYTGRTAEAERLMERVVRIGLGSKMFDPIAIVVLAFCKYLGDDDKWLQRCADDIQRAFERDPLDLRLKRFADITQALVMCRRKQVSELASHLEAMVKDVLSPTGDFEAASNIVRLLGLIAERVSNKEFADRTIASIAARFCSSRVTLDVLLGAAEGEAHQTLIRGAWQALNARIQAAMAQSIEGHHEAAVRALIAGAKETRNPRFVETAEGSLKRHGAKIARAEELAKVIEELRVALLPGAFKDPSFGGREPGSILMPGSAAAKAVPAPSSA; from the coding sequence ATGATCGCCCGGGATGCAGACCGCCACACGATCCGTGCCCTGGTGGTGGACGGCAACCTGCTGTCGCGCAGCATTCTGGTGTCGCAGCTGCGGGACTTCGGTGTCATGCAGATCCAGCAGGTGGGCCGCGCACAGGATGCCCGCAAGAAGCTGGAGGTGGGCACCTACGATCTCGTGGTGTGCGAATACCACTTCGACCGCACGCAGTACACCGGGCGGGATCTGCTGGACGACCTGCGCCAGAACGGCCTGCTGCCGCTGTCCACCACTTTCGTGATGGTGACGGGCGAGGCGAGCTACGCATGTGTGGCCGAGGCGGCCGAGGCCGCACTCGATGGCTATCTGCTCAAGCCCTACACGGCCAACAGCCTGTTCTCGCGGATCTCGGCGGCGCGCACGCGCAAGCGCGAGCTCAAGGAGATCTTCGATGCCATCGAGCTCAACGACATGGGGCGGGCGGCCGAACTGTGCCTGTCGCACTTCGAGGACCGCCGGCCTTACTGGCTCTACACCGCCCGCATCGGTGCCGAGATCTCGATCAGCCAGGGCAACATCGAGATGGCCCGCCACCTGTACGAGGTCGTCACCGCCGAGAAGGCACTGCCCTGGGCACGACTGGGCATCGCCCGGGTGCAGGGGGCCGAGGGCCTGCTGGGTGAAGCCCGCACCACGCTCGAAAACCTGATTGCCGACCACCGCTCGTATGCCGACGCGTACGACGTGATGGGCAAGGTGCAGATCGGCCAGGGCGACCTGGATGCGGCCTACGAGACGTACGCCATGGCCTGCGAGATCACGCCCTCGTCGATCACGCGGCTGCAGAAGGCGGGCCTGATGGCGCTCTACACAGGCCGCACCGCCGAGGCCGAGCGGTTGATGGAGCGCGTGGTGCGCATCGGCCTGGGCTCGAAGATGTTCGATCCGATCGCCATCGTGGTGCTCGCGTTCTGCAAGTACCTGGGCGACGACGACAAGTGGTTGCAGCGCTGCGCCGACGACATCCAGCGGGCCTTCGAGCGCGACCCGCTTGACCTTCGCCTCAAGCGCTTTGCGGACATCACGCAGGCGCTGGTGATGTGTCGCCGCAAGCAGGTCAGCGAACTCGCATCGCACCTCGAAGCCATGGTCAAGGACGTGCTGTCGCCCACGGGCGACTTCGAGGCGGCCAGCAACATCGTGCGACTGCTGGGGTTGATCGCCGAACGGGTGTCGAACAAGGAGTTCGCCGACCGCACCATTGCCTCCATCGCCGCGCGCTTCTGCTCGTCCCGTGTGACGCTGGACGTGCTGCTGGGGGCCGCCGAGGGCGAGGCCCACCAGACGCTGATCCGCGGGGCGTGGCAGGCGCTGAATGCGCGCATCCAGGCGGCCATGGCGCAGAGCATCGAGGGCCACCACGAGGCGGCGGTGCGCGCGCTGATCGCTGGGGCCAAGGAGACACGCAACCCCCGCTTTGTCGAGACGGCCGAAGGCTCGCTCAAGCGCCACGGCGCCAAGATCGCGCGGGCTGAGGAACTGGCCAAGGTGATTGAGGAACTGCGGGTGGCGTTGCTGCCCGGGGCCTTCAAGGACCCCAGCTTCGGCGGGCGCGAACCGGGCAGCATCCTCATGCCGGGTTCTGCAGCGGCAAAGGCCGTGCCGGCACCGTCGTCGGCCTGA
- a CDS encoding MFS transporter: MRPPAPPSSPLPLLACLYAAQGLPFGFFTLALPVLMREAGWSLTALGFLQFLAAPWALKFLWAPVVDHHGRRRTWLLTMQLASCALAVAMAVLGFHEGSIVLFVAVFAFNLLAATQDVATDGLAVRLLNARQRGLANGIQVGAYRFGMILGGGLLLWVLARTSWTVAFVGMAALLALLTWPVWRMAEPPATVAEPDADRPASMRPALLSDGPARPALAWLWLHRALRPGVLPLAGLIFCFRFGDQMAAGLITPFLLDQGLSKADLALLKGTVGSGTSLLGAALGGALLLRVGRRAALLGSGLLQAAVYGLYVAAALGAGGVPLLWLATVAEGVVGTVVTVALFSLMMDAADPAHPGTDYTLLGSVGVSLAAVGGVAGGLVGDLAGYAPAFAAGAVVSVLGLLALVRWLDVRPLTPRVREAW, from the coding sequence ATGCGCCCGCCTGCCCCGCCCTCGTCCCCCCTGCCCTTGCTGGCCTGCCTGTACGCGGCCCAGGGCCTGCCCTTCGGTTTCTTCACGCTGGCGCTGCCGGTGCTGATGCGCGAGGCCGGCTGGTCGCTCACGGCGCTGGGCTTTCTGCAGTTTCTGGCGGCCCCGTGGGCGCTGAAGTTTCTGTGGGCGCCGGTGGTGGACCACCACGGTCGCCGCCGCACCTGGCTGCTGACGATGCAGCTGGCTTCGTGCGCGCTGGCGGTGGCCATGGCGGTGCTGGGTTTTCATGAAGGCAGCATCGTGCTCTTCGTGGCGGTGTTCGCCTTCAACCTGCTGGCGGCCACGCAGGATGTGGCCACCGACGGGTTGGCCGTGCGGCTGCTGAACGCTCGCCAGCGCGGGCTGGCCAACGGCATCCAGGTGGGGGCCTACCGCTTCGGGATGATTCTGGGCGGCGGGCTGCTGTTGTGGGTGCTCGCCCGCACCAGCTGGACGGTGGCCTTCGTGGGCATGGCGGCGCTGCTGGCGCTGCTGACCTGGCCGGTGTGGCGCATGGCCGAGCCGCCGGCGACCGTGGCAGAGCCCGACGCCGACCGGCCGGCGTCGATGCGTCCCGCGTTGCTGTCCGACGGGCCGGCCCGCCCCGCGCTGGCGTGGCTGTGGCTGCACCGGGCGCTGCGCCCTGGCGTGCTGCCCCTGGCGGGGCTGATCTTCTGTTTCCGCTTCGGTGACCAGATGGCCGCCGGGCTGATCACCCCCTTCCTGCTGGACCAGGGTCTGAGCAAGGCCGATCTGGCGCTGCTCAAGGGCACGGTCGGCTCGGGCACCAGCCTGCTGGGCGCAGCGCTGGGCGGGGCGCTGCTGCTGCGCGTGGGGCGGCGCGCGGCGCTGCTGGGCAGCGGGCTGCTGCAGGCGGCGGTCTACGGCCTGTACGTGGCCGCGGCGCTGGGGGCGGGCGGGGTGCCGCTCTTGTGGCTGGCCACGGTGGCCGAGGGGGTGGTCGGCACGGTGGTCACCGTGGCGCTGTTCTCGCTGATGATGGACGCGGCCGACCCGGCTCACCCCGGCACCGACTACACCTTGCTGGGCAGTGTCGGGGTGTCGCTGGCCGCAGTGGGCGGCGTGGCCGGTGGCCTCGTGGGCGACCTGGCGGGCTACGCGCCGGCCTTTGCGGCGGGCGCGGTGGTGTCGGTGCTGGGGCTGCTCGCGCTGGTGCGCTGGCTCGATGTGCGCCCCCTCACCCCCCGCGTGCGCGAGGCGTGGTGA
- a CDS encoding DUF4197 domain-containing protein — MFRRTFLARSSMALLVLAATRQAQALSLSDLSNQDASAGIKAALERGALAAVSLLGQTDGFLGNPKVRIPLPGYLEDAARLLRMTGQGKRVDDLVTTMNRAAETAVPLGKDLLVGAVKSMSVSDARQILRGGDNAVTTFFADKTRVPLSEKFLPVVTQATSQVGLAKSYNRVASKVSAAGLVKPEEASIEQYVTGKTLDGLYTLIGEEERKIRQDPVGTGSALLQKVFGAAK, encoded by the coding sequence ATGTTCCGTCGCACCTTTCTCGCTCGATCCAGCATGGCCCTGCTCGTGCTGGCGGCCACCCGCCAGGCACAGGCCCTTTCGCTGTCCGACCTCAGCAACCAGGACGCCAGTGCCGGCATCAAGGCCGCGCTCGAGCGCGGGGCCCTGGCGGCCGTCAGCCTGCTCGGCCAGACCGACGGCTTTCTGGGCAACCCCAAGGTGCGCATCCCGCTGCCGGGGTACCTGGAAGACGCGGCCCGGCTGCTGCGCATGACGGGCCAGGGCAAGCGCGTGGACGATCTCGTCACCACGATGAACCGGGCCGCCGAAACCGCCGTGCCGCTGGGCAAGGATCTGCTGGTCGGGGCCGTGAAGTCGATGAGCGTGAGCGACGCCCGGCAGATCCTGCGCGGGGGCGACAACGCCGTCACCACCTTCTTTGCCGACAAGACCCGCGTGCCGCTGAGCGAAAAGTTCCTGCCCGTCGTCACGCAGGCCACCAGCCAGGTCGGCCTGGCCAAGAGCTACAACCGCGTGGCGAGCAAGGTGTCGGCCGCCGGCCTGGTCAAGCCCGAAGAGGCCAGCATCGAGCAGTATGTGACAGGCAAGACGCTGGACGGCCTCTACACCCTGATCGGCGAAGAAGAGCGCAAGATCCGCCAGGACCCGGTGGGCACCGGCAGCGCGCTGCTGCAGAAGGTGTTCGGCGCGGCGAAGTAA